Below is a window of Clostridiales bacterium DNA.
AGAATATGGACCCGAAATACCGCCGGCGCCATATTATCGCCCTGTGCATCTGTGTTTTCTCGTGTATCCTGCTGCTGGTGAACCCCACCGTTTCGCAGCGGATTATCGACGAGGTGATCATGACCGGGAACAGGGATCCCCTGCTGGGGCTGCTGGCCATCATGCTGGCGGTGAAGCTGGGGCGGGAAGGTTCCCGGTACCTGATGGTGATCTTCCTGGAGACGGACTCCCAGAACGTGATTTACAACCTGCGGCGGAGCCTGTTTACGAAGATGCAGTACAACGACATGCGCTTTTTCGACCGGCACCGCACCGGCGACCTGATGACGCGCATGAGCTCCGACCTGGACTGGTGCCGGCATTTCCTGGCGTACATTGACTACCGGATCATCGACGCCGTCTGCACATATGTGTTCTCGACGCTGTACCTGCTGACAGTGAACTGGAAGCTGACGCTGCTGCTGATGATCATCACGCCGATCCTGATGGTGATCACCCGGTTCCTTTCGAAGTACATCCGGCCGCGGTTTGTGTTTATGCGCGAGAAACTGTCGGAAATGAATACTGCGGCGCAGGAAAACATTGCCGGCAACCGCGTGGTGAAGGCATTCGCCCGGGAAGACTACGAGCGGGAACGCTTTGAGGAGAAGAACTCCGCGTTTATGGGCGCGCACCTGCGGATCAACAAGCTGTGGCTGACGTTCTTCCCGATGATCGAGCTGCTGGTGAACGCGATCCAGCTGGTGACCGTGTTTGTAGGCGGCATCTTCGTGATTACCGGGGAACTGGAATCCGTCGGCCAGCTGGCGATTTTCACCGGCCTGAGCTGGGCGGTTTCCAACCCGATGCGGGAGCTGGGCAACCTGATCAACGACCTGTCGCGCTTCTCCACATCTGCCGCGAAGGTGATGGAACTGCAGTACGCGCAGTCCGAGATTGCCGACGCGGAAGACGCGGAGGACCATGACCGGGT
It encodes the following:
- a CDS encoding ABC transporter ATP-binding protein yields the protein MLKRQIGWLWENMDPKYRRRHIIALCICVFSCILLLVNPTVSQRIIDEVIMTGNRDPLLGLLAIMLAVKLGREGSRYLMVIFLETDSQNVIYNLRRSLFTKMQYNDMRFFDRHRTGDLMTRMSSDLDWCRHFLAYIDYRIIDAVCTYVFSTLYLLTVNWKLTLLLMIITPILMVITRFLSKYIRPRFVFMREKLSEMNTAAQENIAGNRVVKAFAREDYERERFEEKNSAFMGAHLRINKLWLTFFPMIELLVNAIQLVTVFVGGIFVITGELESVGQLAIFTGLSWAVSNPMRELGNLINDLSRFSTSAAKVMELQYAQSEIADAEDAEDHDRVRGQIEFDHVSFAIDGKPILKDVTFRVEAGQTVAVMGPTGSGKTTLISLLARFYDVSDGQVLVDGCNVKQWKLHQLRAGIGTATQDVFLFSDTVEGNIAFGAQDLTLDEVKDYARRADAAEFVDKLPEGYDTIIGERGVGLSGGQRQRIALARAMAVKPGILVLDDTTSAVDSETEQYIQQQLRELPFECTKFIIAQRISSMRDADLILVVEDGTVTEQGTHRELLEKRGYYWQTYCLQYGIPMDGSAAGATGEEALQHGQE